TCTATTGTATCGCCGGCACTGGCTACACCAAGTTCAGGGCATTTGGAAACGTAGCCGTATTCTTCTTTCCAGATGAGGCTCGTCAAGTTAAAGCGTGGCATAGTTTTGTCCCCCCTGACATTCGCCCCGATTTGTCTCTCCATACTGATTCACTTCACTGATCGGATTCACTATTCTGATTCACTTCTCATCAGTATAGTATACCACGGCGGCCCGGCGGGGTGCTTCAGCCGCTGGCG
This window of the Thermoanaerobacterales bacterium genome carries:
- a CDS encoding type II toxin-antitoxin system HicB family antitoxin, encoding MPRFNLTSLIWKEEYGYVSKCPELGVASAGDTIEEAFLNLKEAVELYLENAEELGLKEVNDGD